One genomic segment of Sanyastnella coralliicola includes these proteins:
- the ligA gene encoding NAD-dependent DNA ligase LigA has product MNTEQARARIDQLTEELREHNHKYYVLNTPSISDYDFDMLLKELEQLESAHPELAHENSPTKRVGGDITEKFEKYTHRYPMLSLSNSYSKEEISEWAARLEKTIENEEVEFVMELKYDGVAISLTYENGELVRAVTRGDGETGEVVTANVRTIRSIPLKLKGDAWPSSFVIRGEIFFPLEKFEALNKQREADGLELYANPRNTASGTLKNQDSKLVAERQLDCLLYSIYAPEQLVTNHYDGLTHASEWGFKVPPAAKKYIGKANSVDGIMEFISYWDEHRHQLPFEIDGIVIKVNQYDQQERLGMTAKSPRWAIAYKFKAEAALTRLNEITYQVGRTGAITPVANLEPVLLAGTTVKRASLHNADQIKKLDIREGDYVYVEKGGEIIPKVTGVELSKRPADSKPHVYITHCPECGTELIRKEGEAQHYCPNETGCPPQIKGRMEHFISRKAMNIDGLGPETIDQLWEAGLLKNAASLYQLKAEDVLPLERMGERSVEKLLEGLTASKERPFAKVLFALGIRYVGETVAKKLTKEFKTIDALQAASLEELVAVDEIGDRIAESVIEYFAEEKNQEIVALLREAGLQFEAEESEGPTSALLEGKSFVVSGVFTQYSRNEIKAAIEANGGKNVGSISKKTDYVLAGDKMGPSKLKKAEDLGIPIISEQDFIDMIN; this is encoded by the coding sequence ATGAATACTGAGCAGGCCCGCGCACGCATTGATCAACTCACAGAAGAGCTAAGAGAGCACAACCATAAGTACTATGTGCTCAACACCCCAAGTATTTCCGACTACGACTTTGATATGCTGCTCAAAGAGCTCGAACAGCTTGAGTCAGCGCATCCTGAATTAGCTCACGAAAACTCTCCAACGAAACGAGTTGGAGGAGACATCACAGAAAAATTTGAGAAGTACACGCACCGTTACCCGATGCTCTCGCTCTCAAATTCATACAGCAAGGAAGAGATTTCGGAATGGGCTGCACGCCTTGAGAAGACCATTGAAAATGAGGAAGTGGAGTTCGTTATGGAACTCAAGTACGATGGTGTAGCGATTTCATTGACTTATGAAAATGGTGAGCTCGTTCGTGCGGTGACACGAGGTGATGGTGAGACGGGAGAAGTAGTGACTGCAAACGTTCGAACGATTCGAAGCATTCCATTGAAATTGAAAGGAGACGCTTGGCCATCTTCTTTTGTGATTCGCGGCGAGATCTTCTTCCCCTTGGAGAAGTTTGAAGCGCTGAATAAACAGCGTGAAGCTGACGGATTGGAGCTCTATGCCAATCCGCGAAATACCGCTTCTGGAACACTAAAGAACCAAGACTCTAAATTGGTGGCAGAGCGTCAATTGGATTGTTTGCTGTATTCGATTTATGCACCGGAGCAACTCGTGACCAATCACTACGATGGATTGACACATGCCTCAGAATGGGGTTTCAAAGTTCCGCCAGCGGCGAAGAAATACATCGGGAAAGCGAACTCAGTAGATGGCATCATGGAGTTCATTTCATACTGGGATGAGCACCGTCATCAGCTGCCTTTCGAAATTGATGGGATTGTCATCAAGGTGAACCAATACGACCAACAAGAGCGTCTTGGGATGACTGCGAAGTCGCCACGTTGGGCCATCGCTTATAAATTCAAGGCCGAAGCGGCATTAACGCGCTTAAATGAAATTACCTACCAAGTAGGGCGAACTGGAGCAATCACTCCGGTAGCGAATCTTGAACCTGTGCTTCTGGCAGGAACCACCGTGAAACGAGCTTCACTTCATAACGCTGACCAAATTAAAAAGCTCGATATCCGAGAGGGAGACTACGTATACGTGGAGAAAGGAGGGGAGATCATTCCGAAGGTCACAGGCGTGGAGCTATCGAAACGTCCTGCTGATTCAAAGCCGCATGTTTACATCACCCATTGTCCTGAATGTGGTACTGAGTTGATCCGCAAGGAAGGAGAGGCTCAGCATTACTGTCCGAATGAAACGGGCTGTCCACCACAGATCAAAGGGCGCATGGAACACTTCATCTCTCGCAAGGCGATGAATATCGATGGACTCGGACCAGAGACCATCGACCAACTATGGGAAGCCGGCCTACTGAAGAATGCAGCTTCACTCTATCAGCTCAAAGCAGAAGATGTTCTTCCCCTCGAGCGCATGGGAGAGCGATCAGTAGAAAAGCTTCTTGAAGGATTGACCGCTTCGAAAGAACGTCCGTTTGCTAAGGTACTTTTCGCATTAGGTATTCGATACGTTGGAGAGACGGTGGCAAAGAAACTGACGAAAGAATTCAAGACCATCGATGCGCTCCAAGCTGCATCATTGGAGGAATTGGTTGCCGTAGATGAGATCGGCGACCGCATTGCGGAAAGTGTTATTGAATACTTCGCAGAAGAAAAAAACCAAGAAATTGTTGCTTTACTACGAGAAGCCGGATTGCAATTCGAAGCTGAAGAAAGTGAAGGTCCAACAAGCGCATTGTTGGAAGGAAAGAGCTTCGTAGTCTCAGGCGTTTTTACTCAGTATTCACGCAATGAGATTAAGGCAGCCATTGAGGCAAATGGCGGGAAGAACGTAGGTTCTATCTCTAAGAAGACAGATTACGTATTGGCTGGTGACAAGATGGGACCCAGTAAGCTGAAGAAAGCCGAAGACTTGGGGATTCCTATTATTTCAGAGCAAGACTTCATCGATATGATCAATTAA
- a CDS encoding class I SAM-dependent methyltransferase: protein MLTKAQKSTYRGEIFRHLDGIATAPVAYALHQKGVDQYLLQRGTVSLSEVVEEFNANEGYINAALRILCSQGWMEQEIDNASDQIKYHVNAHSKVAFAHFHLYEDVVHLMKISENYHHRKFSPEAFAVMERICNRYRDHYGIEFSANAEERTIQEQVLKHIEGALIGPTIVHMGMGGMFHKYFMEASFRADEYHEHPESFYKLLSFFGHLGWFTEKNETFQFTDKGLFFAQRAAAYGVTVSYIPMFRKVDEMIFGDPAKLRNVAEGEAEQHVDRAMNVWGSGGAHSTYFKKIDEVVIQLFDRPIDEQPKGILDMGCGNGAFIQHLFEVIEQRTARGKMLDEHPLFLVGADYNEAALKITRANLIKSDIWAKVVWGDIGRPDLLANDLKENYGIELSSLLNVRTFLDHNRIWSDPSVASAERVSASTGAFAHRGRRIPNNMVEDNLNEHFGKWAPYVERFGLLVIELHTVNPSTVAKNIGRTPATAYDATHAFSDQYIVEPEVFLKIAEESGLHADPQFSSRYPNNELATVTVNLLKGK from the coding sequence ATGCTAACTAAAGCTCAGAAGTCGACTTATCGTGGCGAGATTTTTCGTCATCTCGACGGCATCGCGACGGCACCAGTAGCCTATGCGCTACATCAAAAAGGAGTTGATCAATACCTTCTTCAAAGAGGCACAGTTTCTTTATCGGAGGTGGTTGAAGAATTCAACGCCAACGAGGGATACATCAATGCCGCTTTGCGCATTTTGTGTTCGCAAGGCTGGATGGAACAAGAGATTGACAATGCCAGCGATCAAATCAAATACCATGTAAACGCTCATTCGAAAGTCGCTTTCGCACACTTTCATTTGTACGAAGATGTGGTGCATTTGATGAAGATTTCAGAGAATTACCACCATCGGAAATTCTCTCCTGAGGCATTTGCGGTAATGGAGCGAATTTGCAATCGTTACCGCGATCATTATGGTATTGAATTTAGCGCTAACGCGGAAGAGCGAACGATTCAAGAGCAAGTGCTCAAGCATATTGAAGGAGCTTTGATTGGACCAACCATCGTTCATATGGGGATGGGAGGGATGTTCCACAAGTATTTCATGGAGGCGTCATTCCGTGCCGATGAATACCACGAACACCCAGAGAGTTTTTACAAGCTCCTTTCGTTCTTCGGACACCTTGGTTGGTTCACGGAAAAGAATGAGACCTTCCAGTTCACTGACAAGGGATTGTTCTTTGCTCAACGCGCTGCTGCCTATGGCGTGACTGTATCATACATTCCAATGTTTCGAAAGGTAGATGAGATGATCTTCGGAGATCCGGCGAAATTGAGAAATGTAGCTGAAGGAGAAGCAGAGCAACACGTTGACCGTGCTATGAATGTTTGGGGAAGCGGTGGTGCGCACTCTACTTATTTCAAGAAGATTGATGAGGTAGTCATCCAGTTGTTTGATCGTCCGATCGATGAACAGCCTAAGGGAATCCTCGATATGGGGTGTGGAAATGGAGCGTTCATACAGCACTTGTTCGAAGTGATTGAGCAACGAACAGCCAGAGGTAAAATGCTAGACGAGCATCCGCTTTTCTTGGTGGGCGCTGACTACAATGAGGCTGCTTTGAAGATCACTAGAGCCAACTTGATCAAGTCTGATATCTGGGCAAAAGTGGTTTGGGGAGACATTGGTCGACCTGATTTGCTCGCCAATGACCTCAAAGAGAATTACGGTATCGAGCTCAGCTCATTGTTGAACGTGCGTACCTTCCTTGATCACAATCGAATTTGGAGTGATCCTTCTGTCGCTAGCGCGGAACGCGTGAGCGCTTCCACAGGTGCCTTCGCCCATCGCGGACGTCGTATTCCGAACAACATGGTGGAAGACAACTTGAATGAGCACTTCGGAAAGTGGGCGCCCTACGTAGAGCGTTTCGGATTACTCGTCATTGAACTTCACACAGTGAACCCTTCCACGGTAGCGAAAAACATTGGAAGAACGCCAGCAACGGCATACGATGCAACGCACGCATTCTCTGACCAATACATCGTAGAACCAGAAGTGTTTTTGAAGATCGCCGAAGAAAGTGGCTTGCACGCTGACCCTCAATTCAGCTCAAGGTATCCGAATAATGAATTGGCCACCGTAACGGTCAATTTGCTCAAGGGAAAATAA
- a CDS encoding metal-dependent hydrolase: MDILTHTISGTAAGVVVASFSKGSLAQRAGIILVGTIAGAIPDLDVISKWSGFDGTFGKWFGLTQAGNDIYFDKHWYSHHGALHSFTWALLIPFFFLSLRFAWKRGVRKKQVSYLEWMKKNTIFFVAFTLGMTFHCIEDMITPPLTWGGVAFFWPHPEYIGGWGKIWWWNNYDLFLIVLASIGLNGIILIAAKWFGLKARKLTPFVLLAAIILFTYQINDRPISFGNDGELRGYDSYNDASKSYQKELLHPTVYRWMEGVDEAMPVPF, encoded by the coding sequence ATGGACATTCTTACCCATACCATTAGTGGAACAGCTGCAGGAGTTGTGGTGGCTTCTTTTTCGAAAGGGAGCCTTGCTCAACGTGCCGGGATTATCTTGGTTGGAACCATCGCAGGAGCTATTCCTGACCTTGATGTGATCTCGAAATGGTCTGGTTTTGACGGCACTTTTGGAAAATGGTTCGGCCTAACTCAAGCCGGGAATGACATTTATTTCGATAAACATTGGTACTCACATCATGGCGCCCTGCATTCATTTACGTGGGCTCTCTTGATTCCTTTTTTCTTTCTATCCCTGCGCTTCGCTTGGAAACGAGGGGTGCGTAAAAAGCAAGTAAGCTACCTCGAATGGATGAAGAAGAACACCATCTTCTTTGTAGCCTTTACCTTGGGAATGACCTTCCATTGCATCGAAGACATGATCACCCCTCCACTCACCTGGGGTGGCGTCGCCTTCTTCTGGCCGCATCCTGAATACATCGGTGGTTGGGGAAAAATCTGGTGGTGGAATAACTACGATCTTTTCTTAATTGTACTAGCTTCCATTGGTCTCAACGGTATCATTTTAATTGCAGCAAAGTGGTTCGGACTGAAAGCGCGTAAGTTGACACCATTCGTTCTACTCGCAGCGATTATCCTCTTCACCTATCAAATAAATGACCGTCCGATCAGCTTCGGAAACGACGGCGAATTACGCGGGTATGATAGCTACAACGATGCCTCGAAATCTTACCAAAAAGAGCTACTCCATCCAACGGTTTATCGATGGATGGAAGGGGTGGATGAGGCGATGCCGGTACCTTTTTGA